In one Gossypium hirsutum isolate 1008001.06 chromosome D09, Gossypium_hirsutum_v2.1, whole genome shotgun sequence genomic region, the following are encoded:
- the LOC121221190 gene encoding membrane-anchored ubiquitin-fold protein 4 isoform X1, with translation MPEEEVVEIKFRLYDGSDMGPFRYSPASTIAMLKERIVAEWPKDKKIAPKGANDIKLINAGKILENNKIVGQCRVHFGDLPEAVITMHVVVQPSVTKVKTAEKKVDEPPRNNLCSCSIM, from the exons aTGCCGGAGGAGGAGGTGGTAGAGATTAAGTTTCGGTTGTACGATGGATCAGATATGGGTCCATTTCGATACTCGCCTGCTTCAACCATTGCTATGCTCAAGGAAAGAATTGTTGCTGAATGGCCTAAAG ATAAAAAAATTGCGCCTAAGGGAGCAAATGACATCAAACTGATAAATGCTGGGAAAATTTTGGAGAACAACAAGATTGTTGGCCAGTGTAGAGTACATTTTGGTGATCTTCCTGAAGCAGTCATCACCATGCATGTTGTCGTGCAGCCGTCTGTAACAAAAGTTAAAACAG CAGAAAAGAAGGTGGATGAGCCTCCCAGGAATAACTTATGTTCATGTTCCATAATGTAA
- the LOC121221190 gene encoding membrane-anchored ubiquitin-fold protein 4 isoform X2, giving the protein MPEEEVVEIKFRLYDGSDMGPFRYSPASTIAMLKERIVAEWPKDKKIAPKGANDIKLINAGKILENNKIVGQCRVHFGDLPEAVITMHVVVQPSVTKVKTEKKVDEPPRNNLCSCSIM; this is encoded by the exons aTGCCGGAGGAGGAGGTGGTAGAGATTAAGTTTCGGTTGTACGATGGATCAGATATGGGTCCATTTCGATACTCGCCTGCTTCAACCATTGCTATGCTCAAGGAAAGAATTGTTGCTGAATGGCCTAAAG ATAAAAAAATTGCGCCTAAGGGAGCAAATGACATCAAACTGATAAATGCTGGGAAAATTTTGGAGAACAACAAGATTGTTGGCCAGTGTAGAGTACATTTTGGTGATCTTCCTGAAGCAGTCATCACCATGCATGTTGTCGTGCAGCCGTCTGTAACAAAAGTTAAAACAG AAAAGAAGGTGGATGAGCCTCCCAGGAATAACTTATGTTCATGTTCCATAATGTAA
- the LOC121221189 gene encoding GRAS family protein RAM1 — MSMINSLCGSMGSIKSENSCESLVEPKKIAPPSCDMEQNSLTPPSLNFPAVKFELDGDVEVQSPDSSIWETFFSDHFDADFMVSSPVRNLPSPQVSSYNFNNVMSMQGQSILGCSPPPFSPQLGSYSSSSGNKGKGQSPLHRVFNSPNDQFMQVESLSLPAIEEFLDDGYEDQYQTTKISGIGTSNNMFEMPTTGPSMLDCISMPNSSTFCGSASETTSSQLDQEQHYQLNCVSRAPLSQQLQQEKQQEKQISAAAAEQQQHQNLGHTLMVPIPIGPEQEQDSGLQLVHLLLACAEAVAKEDYLSARKYIHHLNRVVTPLGDSMQRVASCFTEALSARLAATMTTSPSTSSSPKPYSPFPSNSLEVLKIYQIVYQACPYIKFAHFTANQAIFEAFETEERVHVIDLDILQGYQWPAFMQALAARPSGAPFLRITGVGPSMEAIKETGRSLTELAHSLHIPFEFHPIGEKLEDIKPHMFNRRVGEALAVNAVNTLHRVPGNFLGNLLAMIRNQAPNIVTLVEQEASHNGPYFLGRFLEALHYYSAIFDSLDATFPPDSAQRAKVEQYIFAPEIRNIVACEGSERIERHERLDKWRKLMEGKGFKGVPLSANAVTQSKILLGLYSCDGYRLTEDKGCLLLGWQDRAILAASAWRC; from the exons ATGAGCATGATTAATTCTCTTTGTGGTAGCATGGGCTCCATCAAGAGTGAAAACTCATGTGAGTCACTTGTTGAGCCTAAGAAAATTGCTCCTCCATCTTGTGATATGGAGCAAAACAGCTTAACCCCACCAAGCCTCAACTTCCCAGCAGTGAAATTTGAGTTGGATGGTGATGTTGAGGTTCAATCCCCAGACAGTTCTATTTGGGAAACTTTCTTCTCTGATCATTTTGATGCTGATTTCATGGTCTCATCTCCAGTGAGGAACTTACCATCTCCACAAGTATCAAGCTATAACTTCAACAATGTTATGTCAATGCAAGGGCAGAGTATCTTAGGGTGTTCTCCACCTCCGTTTTCGCCTCAGCTCGGATCCTATAGCAGCAGCAGCGGCAACAAGGGGAAAGGGCAGAGCCCACTTCATAGAGTGTTTAACTCACCTAACGATCAGTTCATGCAGGTTGAGAGTCTTTCACTGCCTGCTATAGAAGAATTCTTGGATGATGGTTATGAAGATCAGTACCAAACAACAAAGATTTCAGGTATTGGAACTTCCAATAACATGTTTGAGATGCCAACTACAGGTCCATCAATGTTGGATTGCATTTCAATGCCAAACTCTTCAACGTTTTGCGGTTCTGCAAGTGAAACGACATCGTCTCAGTTGGACCAGGAGCAACACTATCAGTTAAACTGTGTCTCAAGAGCACCATTATCCCAACAATTGCAACAAGAGAAGCAACAAGAAAAGCAAATATCAGCAGCTGCAGCTGAACAACAGCAGCACCAGAACCTTGGCCATACCTTAATGGTTCCTATTCCTATTGGCCCTGAGCAG GAGCAAGATAGTGGACTTCAATTGGTCCACCTCCTCCTAGCATGTGCTGAAGCAGTGGCCAAAGAGGATTACCTGTCAGCAAGAAAATATATACATCACCTAAATCGAGTGGTAACTCCCCTTGGGGACTCCATGCAAAGGGTTGCCTCATGCTTCACTGAAGCCCTAAGTGCAAGGCTTGCCGCCACCATGACCACCAGTCCTAGCACCTCCTCTTCTCCAAAACCATACTCTCCCTTCCCATCAAACTCCTTGGAAGTCCTCAAGATTTACCAAATTGTTTACCAAGCATGTCCCTACataaaatttgcacatttcaCTGCTAATCAAGCCATCTTTGAGGCCTTCGAAACTGAAGAACGtgttcatgtgattgacttagatATCCTCCAAGGCTATCAATGGCCAGCTTTCATGCAAGCTCTAGCTGCCCGACCCAGTGGAGCTCCATTTTTGAGGATAACAGGGGTTGGACCTTCCATGGAAGCCATTAAAGAGACAGGGAGAAGTTTGACTGAGCTAGCTCACTCCCTCCACATTCCATTTGAGTTCCACCCAATTGGGGAGAAACTTGAAGATATAAAGCCCCACATGTTCAACAGGAGAGTTGGTGAGGCTCTAGCCGTTAATGCCGTCAACACGCTCCACCGAGTCCCTGGGAACTTCCTTGGGAACCTATTGGCAATGATCCGTAACCAAGCGCCTAACATCGTGACCCTTGTTGAACAAGAAGCAAGCCATAATGGACCTTACTTCTTAGGCCGTTTCCTCGAGGCATTGCACTATTATTCAGCCATATTTGACTCATTGGATGCCACTTTTCCTCCGGATTCCGCTCAAAGAGCCAAAGTAGAGCAGTACATATTTGCACCAGAGATAAGAAACATAGTGGCATGTGAAGGCAGTGAGAGGATTGAAAGGCACGAGAGGCTGGATAAATGGAGGAAATTAATGGAAGGAAAAGGGTTCAAAGGGGTGCCCTTAAGTGCCAATGCAGTCACTCAATCAAAGATCCTGCTGGGTTTATATTCTTGTGATGGTTATCGATTGACTGAAGATAAAGGTTGCTTGCTTTTGGGGTGGCAAGATAGAGCCATTCTTGCTGCTTCTGCATGGCGATGTTGA